One region of Flavobacterium pisciphilum genomic DNA includes:
- a CDS encoding acyl-CoA dehydrogenase family protein encodes MKPDLFQAPDYYNLDDLLSDEHKLVRDSARAWVKREVSPIIEEFAQKAEFPKQIIKGLGEIGGFGPYIPVEYGGAGLDQISYGLIMQEIERGDSGVRSTSSVQSSLVMYPIWKYGNEEQRMKYLPKLATGEFIGCFGLTEPNYGSDPGSMITNFKDMGDHYLLNGAKMWISNAPFADIAVVWAKNEEGRIHGLIVERGMEGFTTPETHNKWSLRASSTGELIFDNVKIPKENLLPNKSGLGAPLGCLDSARYGIAWGAIGAAMDCYDTALRYAKERIQFDKPIAGTQLQQKKLAEMITEITKAQLLTWRLGVLRNEGKATTAQISMAKRNNVNMAINIAREARQILGGMGITGEYSIMRHMMNLESVITYEGTHDIHLLITGMDITGIPAFK; translated from the coding sequence ATGAAACCAGACCTATTTCAAGCACCAGATTATTACAACCTAGACGACTTATTAAGCGACGAACATAAACTCGTAAGAGACTCAGCCCGAGCATGGGTAAAAAGAGAAGTATCCCCTATCATTGAAGAGTTTGCACAAAAGGCAGAATTCCCAAAACAAATCATAAAAGGTTTAGGAGAAATAGGTGGTTTTGGCCCATACATCCCTGTTGAATATGGTGGAGCTGGACTTGATCAAATTTCTTATGGCTTAATTATGCAGGAAATCGAACGTGGTGATTCAGGAGTTCGCTCAACTTCATCTGTTCAATCTTCATTAGTTATGTATCCTATCTGGAAATATGGAAACGAAGAACAAAGAATGAAATATTTACCTAAACTTGCTACAGGTGAATTTATTGGTTGTTTTGGATTAACAGAACCTAACTATGGGTCTGATCCTGGAAGTATGATTACCAACTTCAAAGACATGGGAGATCATTACCTATTAAACGGAGCAAAAATGTGGATATCAAACGCTCCTTTTGCTGATATCGCTGTCGTTTGGGCCAAAAACGAAGAAGGAAGAATTCACGGTTTAATTGTAGAGCGTGGCATGGAAGGATTTACAACACCTGAAACTCACAATAAATGGTCACTTCGTGCATCTTCTACTGGAGAATTGATTTTTGACAATGTAAAAATCCCTAAAGAAAATTTATTACCGAACAAATCTGGATTAGGAGCTCCATTAGGATGCTTAGATTCGGCTCGTTATGGAATCGCTTGGGGTGCAATTGGAGCTGCAATGGATTGTTATGATACAGCTCTAAGATATGCTAAAGAAAGAATCCAATTTGACAAACCTATAGCAGGAACTCAACTACAACAAAAAAAATTAGCTGAAATGATTACTGAAATCACAAAAGCACAATTACTAACTTGGCGTTTAGGAGTTTTAAGAAACGAAGGAAAGGCAACAACTGCTCAGATTTCAATGGCAAAAAGAAACAATGTTAATATGGCAATTAACATTGCTCGTGAAGCTAGACAAATATTAGGTGGAATGGGAATTACTGGTGAATATTCTATCATGCGTCATATGATGAACCTAGAAAGTGTTATCACATATGAAGGAACTCATGACATACATTTACTAATTACAGGTATGGATATTACTGGGATTCCAGCTTTTAAATAG